In the genome of Amaranthus tricolor cultivar Red isolate AtriRed21 chromosome 15, ASM2621246v1, whole genome shotgun sequence, one region contains:
- the LOC130801154 gene encoding uncharacterized protein LOC130801154 → MSNSMGGLKVDNKVHERMKKLAEELCRLDLKTSKGIPFTCEDHRIAFLNRCLEGRDIAVKVIERGEEELKKAGVEIPDPSVETEKEEKSKKEGLKDRVLYAFKTVEYMVGYGMQAVNHANLRRRYMEEVRITSDNWFSRIRELEKEKDVTKKLKESEKVVQEMLVYRRCCRMDYVGQADESMQRFATALKLDKLESFEDVVKSRATTVFKKDFNQLDDFQKMKVFDKVLEDAGQTSRLWDVVSDVADLANKWLLRLTFMISLYDIFSSQNWFKTFLGELAGFLVGNYIGGTVGEVLLSLVVTVITTIFAEEITGLTAGVVAVALLLANLAGGVLYGEKADWLVNKLYDSATANSGGTLEGKTRTKNPFYMAGAGENGYNLARSLNF, encoded by the exons ATGTCGAATTCAATGGGAGGACTAAAAGTGGACAATAAGGTCCACGAGAGGATGAAGAAGCTAGCAGAGGAGCTCTGTCGCCTAGACTTGAAGACCTCGAAAGGCATCCCTTTCACCTGCGAGGATCACCGGATTGCCTTCCTGAATAGGTGCTTGGAAGGGCGTGACATTGCAGTTAAGGTGATAGAACGAGGTGAGGAGGAATTAAAGAAAGCAGGGGTGGAGATTCCAGACCCAAGTGTGGAAACAGAAAAGGAGGAGAAATCAAAGAAAGAAGGGTTGAAGGATCGGGTTTTATACGCCTTCAAAACTGTGGAGTACATGGTGGGGTATGGGATGCAAGCCGTTAATCACGCTAACTTGCGACGTAGATACATGGAAGAAGTTCGGATTACTTCTGATAATTGGTTCAGCAGGATAAGAGAGCTAGAAAAAGAGAAGGATGTTACTAAAAAGTTGAAGGAATCCGAAAAGGTGGTTCAGGAGATGCTCGTTTACAGGCGCTGCTGTAGAATGGACTATGTCGGCCAGGCCGATGAATCAATGCAGAGATTCGCAACTGCATTGAAACTCGACAAGTTAGAATCATTTGAAGATGTTGTTAAAAG TCGTGCAACTACGGTATTCAAGAAGGATTTCAATCAATTGGACGATTTTCAAAAGATGAAG GTGTTTGATAAAGTTCTCGAGGATGCGGGACAAACTTCCCGTTTATGGGATGTAGTTTCGGACGTGGCTGACCTCGCAAATAAATGGCTTCTTCGTTTGACGTTTATGATATCGTTGTATGACATCTTCAGCTCTCAAAACTGGTTTAAAACATTTTTAGGTGAATTGGCAGGGTTTTTAGTTGGTAATTATATTGGTGGAACCGTTGGAGAAGTGCTGCTGTCGTTGGTTGTAACAGtaattacaactatttttgctGAGGAGATAACGGGTCTCACCGCAGGTGTAGTTGCTGTGGCCCTTCTTCTTGCCAATCTTGCAGGCGGAGTTCTGTATGGAGAGAAAGCGGATTGGCTTGTCAACAAACTATACGATTCCGCAACTGCAAATTCTGGAGGCACCCTTGAAGGGAAAACGCGCACAAAAAATCCCTTTTACATGGCCGGGGCTGGGGAAAATGGATATAATCTTGCACGCTCCCTTAACTTTTGA